The Virgibacillus dokdonensis genome includes a window with the following:
- a CDS encoding 3-hydroxyacyl-CoA dehydrogenase/enoyl-CoA hydratase family protein codes for MKQLIRRAAVLGSGVMGSGIAAHLANVGIPTIMLDIVPKQLTKKEENKGLTLNNPSVRNRIATESKKALLKQKPSPIAMKESLDLIEVGNMEDDMEKLAEVDWIIEVVVENLEIKRKVFANVEQYRKPGTIVSSNTSGISIEAMSSECSKDFRKHFLGTHFFNPPRYLKLLEVIPTKDTDPEVLSFMKQFGEDILGKGVVEAKDTPNFIANRIGTYGLLITVQEMLRGGYSVGEVDSVTGPLIGRAKSATFRTLDVVGLDTFIHVAKNVYDQVEGEEKEKFSVPEFMHTMQEKGWLGAKSGQGFFLKKKGKDGSVIYELNPKTLEYEDRKKLKTKATEMAKQEKGLHRKMKTLLAQKDDRASALVWSILKPVFIYAAELTGEIADDIAAIDDAMKWGFGWELGPFETWDAIGLRKSVERMQSEGETVPTWVLQLLEAGKESFYQTENGNVYFYDQGTYKKKDVNKKEIHLRSLKEVQGVIKKNTGASLIDLGDGVACLEFHSRSNAIGLDIMQMVHFAIEEVEKNYEGLVIGNQGKNFCVGANLAMMLMEAQDDNFFELDMVIRQFQNMTMAIKYANKPVVVAPFNMTLGGGAEVSLPAASIQASAETYMGLVEFGVGLIPGGGGTKELYVKMLRQLPKGVSFDTTKVANDVFEKVATAKVSTSAAEAREFGFLDQCDRISVNPDHLLYDAKENVLSLANSGYRAPKREKIPVVGDAGYAAMVLGAKNLHLSGYASEHDVKMAEKLAYVLSGGRIQEGTKIDEQVMLDLERDAFLSLIGEPKTQQRMQHMLVKGKPLRN; via the coding sequence ATGAAGCAATTGATCAGGCGTGCTGCTGTTTTAGGATCAGGGGTAATGGGGTCAGGAATTGCGGCACACTTGGCTAATGTTGGTATACCAACAATTATGCTTGATATTGTACCGAAACAGTTAACAAAAAAGGAAGAAAATAAGGGGTTAACTTTAAATAATCCATCTGTTCGCAATCGAATTGCAACAGAGAGTAAAAAGGCGTTATTAAAACAAAAACCTTCCCCTATTGCAATGAAAGAGAGCCTTGATTTAATTGAAGTAGGAAATATGGAAGATGATATGGAAAAGCTAGCTGAGGTGGATTGGATTATTGAGGTTGTCGTCGAAAATTTGGAGATTAAACGAAAAGTTTTTGCGAATGTAGAACAGTATCGTAAACCAGGAACAATTGTAAGTTCAAATACATCTGGTATTTCTATTGAAGCAATGTCGAGCGAATGTTCGAAAGATTTCCGCAAACACTTCCTAGGAACACATTTCTTCAATCCACCAAGATACTTAAAATTACTTGAAGTCATTCCAACGAAAGATACTGATCCTGAAGTGCTGTCCTTTATGAAGCAATTTGGCGAAGACATTCTAGGAAAGGGTGTCGTTGAAGCTAAGGACACACCTAACTTTATTGCTAATCGAATTGGTACTTATGGCTTGTTAATTACTGTACAGGAAATGTTACGTGGCGGTTATAGTGTAGGCGAAGTTGATTCTGTAACAGGACCGTTAATTGGTAGGGCAAAAAGTGCTACCTTCCGTACCCTTGATGTCGTAGGACTAGATACATTTATCCATGTAGCGAAGAATGTATATGACCAAGTGGAAGGAGAAGAAAAAGAGAAATTTTCTGTTCCTGAATTTATGCATACAATGCAGGAAAAAGGCTGGTTAGGCGCCAAAAGTGGTCAAGGATTTTTCTTAAAGAAAAAAGGGAAAGACGGTAGTGTTATTTATGAATTAAATCCAAAGACATTGGAATATGAAGATAGGAAAAAGCTTAAAACGAAAGCGACGGAAATGGCGAAACAAGAAAAAGGCTTGCATCGAAAAATGAAAACGCTTCTAGCTCAGAAAGATGATCGAGCAAGTGCGCTCGTTTGGTCTATTTTAAAACCTGTGTTTATTTATGCTGCCGAATTAACAGGCGAAATAGCTGATGATATAGCAGCTATTGATGATGCGATGAAATGGGGCTTTGGCTGGGAACTAGGTCCATTTGAAACGTGGGATGCAATTGGTTTGCGTAAATCAGTTGAACGCATGCAAAGCGAAGGAGAAACGGTTCCTACATGGGTTTTACAATTATTAGAAGCAGGAAAGGAATCTTTCTATCAAACAGAAAATGGCAACGTCTACTTTTATGATCAAGGAACATATAAGAAAAAGGATGTCAATAAAAAAGAGATCCATTTGCGCAGTTTAAAAGAAGTGCAGGGTGTTATTAAAAAGAATACAGGAGCTAGCTTAATAGATTTAGGCGACGGGGTAGCATGTTTAGAATTTCATTCTCGAAGCAATGCCATCGGATTAGATATTATGCAAATGGTTCATTTCGCCATAGAAGAGGTGGAGAAGAATTACGAGGGTCTCGTTATTGGTAATCAAGGCAAGAACTTCTGTGTAGGAGCTAATTTAGCCATGATGTTGATGGAGGCACAAGATGATAATTTCTTTGAACTAGATATGGTTATTCGGCAATTTCAAAATATGACGATGGCAATTAAATATGCTAATAAACCAGTCGTTGTTGCACCGTTTAATATGACGCTTGGTGGTGGTGCAGAAGTGTCCTTGCCGGCAGCTTCTATTCAAGCCTCAGCAGAAACTTATATGGGACTTGTAGAATTTGGGGTAGGTCTTATTCCTGGCGGCGGCGGTACGAAAGAATTGTATGTAAAGATGCTTCGTCAACTTCCAAAAGGCGTGTCTTTCGATACGACGAAGGTAGCCAATGATGTTTTTGAAAAGGTAGCGACAGCGAAAGTATCTACTTCAGCTGCTGAAGCACGCGAATTTGGCTTTTTAGACCAATGTGATCGAATTAGCGTTAACCCTGATCATTTACTATATGATGCAAAGGAAAATGTCCTATCATTAGCTAATTCAGGCTATCGGGCGCCAAAAAGAGAAAAAATTCCAGTAGTCGGTGATGCAGGTTATGCTGCCATGGTATTAGGGGCTAAAAATTTGCATTTAAGTGGTTATGCTTCAGAACATGATGTGAAAATGGCAGAGAAATTAGCCTATGTTTTGTCAGGGGGTAGAATTCAAGAAGGAACGAAAATAGATGAACAAGTAATGCTCGATTTAGAACGAGACGCCTTTTTAAGCTTAATTGGAGAGCCAAAAACACAACAACGAATGCAACATATGTTGGTTAAAGGAAAACCATTACGTAATTAA
- a CDS encoding metal ABC transporter solute-binding protein, Zn/Mn family, translated as MRRTSITILILGFITLIVVGCTKTDGANQKNTDITIYTSVYPIQFAVEQIAGDTADVHSVYPPGVDAHTYEPTSKDMTNIAKSDVFIYLGAGLEGFAENAADALRSEDVELVELGKNEHLFDKETNHTVSDHAHEDGEHADEAGAHEGHTHGDHDPHVWLDPSRMITLSDMVKEQLMKLNPDDKQLYESNFDQLTEQLQSLDADFTSVLEAATNKHILVSHAAYGYWEERYGLEQISINGLSPNHEPSQKELTEIIDQAEKDDLHYIIFEQNTSNRVSKVIQDHIQAQAVTIHNLSVLTKKDLENEEDYFSIMKKNLKTLDQVTS; from the coding sequence TTGAGAAGAACATCCATTACTATACTTATACTTGGCTTTATTACATTAATTGTTGTCGGTTGTACAAAAACAGATGGTGCTAATCAAAAGAACACAGATATAACTATATATACATCTGTATATCCAATTCAGTTTGCTGTAGAGCAAATTGCTGGAGACACAGCTGATGTGCATTCCGTTTACCCACCAGGAGTAGATGCTCATACCTATGAACCAACCTCTAAAGACATGACAAATATAGCTAAAAGCGATGTGTTTATTTACTTAGGTGCAGGGTTAGAAGGATTTGCAGAGAATGCAGCAGACGCACTGCGTTCAGAAGACGTGGAGCTTGTCGAGCTAGGAAAAAATGAGCATCTTTTTGATAAAGAAACGAACCATACAGTAAGTGATCACGCCCATGAAGATGGAGAGCATGCTGATGAAGCGGGAGCTCATGAAGGTCATACCCATGGAGATCACGACCCTCATGTATGGCTTGATCCTTCGCGAATGATTACATTATCTGACATGGTAAAAGAACAATTAATGAAACTTAACCCAGACGATAAACAGCTTTACGAAAGTAATTTTGATCAATTAACAGAACAGCTACAATCGCTTGATGCCGACTTTACATCCGTTTTGGAAGCAGCAACAAACAAACATATTCTCGTATCCCATGCAGCTTATGGTTATTGGGAAGAGCGCTATGGTTTAGAGCAAATTTCCATTAATGGGTTGTCACCTAACCATGAGCCATCACAGAAAGAACTAACCGAAATTATCGACCAAGCTGAAAAGGATGATCTTCATTATATCATCTTCGAACAAAATACGTCCAATCGTGTATCAAAAGTTATACAAGACCATATTCAAGCACAAGCTGTTACCATTCATAACTTATCTGTCTTAACAAAGAAAGATCTCGAAAATGAGGAGGATTATTTTTCCATTATGAAAAAAAATCTAAAAACACTCGATCAAGTAACTTCTTAA
- a CDS encoding metal ABC transporter ATP-binding protein — translation MSEAIISMKNISFSYENKQILDHINFSVSKGSFMGLVGPNGGGKTTLIKLILGLQKADAGSIQLFGQPIEKFNTWHKIGFVSQKANAFNKGFPATVYEVVSMGLTAKVGYLKFFQKKHKEKIKEAINQVGMKAYTHENIGNLSGGQQQRIFIARSLVNDPELLILDEPTVGVDNENVQRFYDLLDNLNRNKGITMLMITHDTGTIAEQATEIACLNKTLHFHGKPEAYKRISNEEWSHIYGHNIHLITHDH, via the coding sequence GTGAGTGAAGCCATTATCTCCATGAAAAACATCAGTTTTTCTTATGAAAATAAGCAAATATTAGATCATATCAATTTTTCCGTATCTAAAGGCTCATTTATGGGCTTGGTTGGGCCAAACGGAGGTGGAAAGACCACACTTATTAAATTAATTCTCGGTTTACAAAAAGCGGATGCTGGAAGTATTCAATTATTTGGCCAACCGATTGAAAAATTTAACACCTGGCATAAGATTGGTTTTGTTTCGCAAAAGGCAAATGCGTTTAATAAAGGTTTTCCAGCAACCGTATACGAAGTAGTGTCAATGGGTCTAACAGCCAAAGTTGGCTATTTAAAATTCTTTCAAAAAAAACATAAAGAAAAAATTAAGGAAGCAATTAATCAAGTTGGAATGAAGGCATATACACATGAAAATATCGGTAACTTATCTGGTGGACAACAACAACGCATCTTTATTGCTAGATCTTTAGTCAATGATCCTGAACTACTCATCTTAGATGAACCGACTGTAGGGGTGGATAATGAGAATGTACAGCGATTTTACGATTTACTTGATAACCTAAACCGCAATAAAGGCATTACGATGCTTATGATAACGCATGACACTGGAACAATCGCTGAACAAGCAACTGAAATTGCATGTTTAAATAAAACATTGCATTTCCACGGGAAACCAGAAGCTTATAAAAGAATATCGAACGAAGAGTGGTCTCATATTTATGGACATAATATCCATTTAATTACACACGACCATTGA
- a CDS encoding metal ABC transporter permease has translation MLADFLEYDFLRNTLFTGIIIGLIAPLLGTFIVVRRLSLLADALSHVTLAGIAFGLLLEKKFALMISPLYTGIAFSVFGSILIEKLRGVYKAFQELAIPIILSGGVGLSVIFISIADGFNTDLFSYLFGSVSAVSKSDFYSIAGIAGFIIIIIVLFFKELFTLSFDEEHATISGLHTKAIHLLFIVLTALVIAISMRIVGVLLVSALMTLPVAASMRFAKGFKQMVYLSIVFGEIAVIIGLITGYYLSIPPGGTIVLVSISLLILSIIISKQRSKATS, from the coding sequence ATGCTAGCAGATTTTTTGGAATATGATTTTTTAAGAAATACGTTATTTACTGGAATAATAATTGGTCTTATCGCACCTTTACTAGGAACATTTATTGTGGTCAGAAGATTGTCTTTGCTAGCTGATGCGCTATCCCATGTCACTTTAGCTGGAATCGCATTCGGTTTATTATTAGAAAAAAAATTCGCACTCATGATCAGTCCACTGTATACCGGAATAGCTTTTTCTGTGTTCGGTTCAATATTAATTGAAAAGTTGCGTGGCGTTTATAAGGCATTTCAAGAGCTGGCTATTCCAATCATATTATCTGGTGGTGTAGGGCTTAGCGTTATATTTATTTCTATAGCAGATGGATTTAATACAGATTTATTTAGCTATTTGTTTGGCTCTGTATCTGCAGTAAGTAAAAGCGATTTTTATTCTATAGCTGGTATAGCAGGGTTTATTATTATTATCATCGTCCTGTTTTTCAAAGAATTATTTACACTTTCTTTTGATGAGGAGCATGCAACTATTTCTGGATTACACACGAAAGCAATCCATTTATTATTTATCGTTTTAACTGCCTTAGTTATTGCAATCTCGATGAGAATCGTCGGAGTGTTACTTGTTTCAGCTCTTATGACACTACCTGTTGCAGCCAGCATGCGTTTTGCTAAAGGATTCAAGCAAATGGTGTATTTATCTATTGTATTTGGTGAAATAGCTGTTATTATAGGGTTAATAACAGGATATTATTTAAGTATTCCACCAGGTGGAACGATTGTATTAGTATCTATTTCGCTGTTAATATTATCCATTATTATAAGCAAGCAGCGTTCAAAAGCAACATCCTAA
- a CDS encoding Fur family transcriptional regulator, translating into MNRQEAVTLLRKKGYKMTGKREDILSFFEKADGYRTAKDLITHLEENYPGISFDTIYRNLHLYHDLGILETTELGGEKHFRMNCAHHHHHHFICKDCGKTKEIDICPMEEVEQLLAAYSIEGHKFEIYGRCPGCMLAKT; encoded by the coding sequence ATGAATAGACAAGAGGCTGTCACACTTTTACGTAAAAAAGGCTATAAAATGACGGGGAAACGAGAAGACATCTTATCTTTTTTTGAAAAAGCAGATGGTTACCGTACCGCTAAAGATTTAATTACACATTTAGAAGAAAATTATCCTGGTATCAGTTTTGATACTATTTACCGTAATTTACATCTCTACCACGATCTAGGAATTTTGGAAACAACCGAATTAGGTGGTGAAAAGCATTTTCGAATGAATTGTGCACATCATCATCATCATCATTTTATATGTAAAGATTGTGGTAAAACAAAAGAAATTGATATTTGTCCTATGGAAGAAGTCGAACAACTATTAGCTGCGTATTCGATTGAAGGACATAAATTTGAAATCTACGGAAGGTGTCCTGGATGCATGTTAGCAAAAACATAA
- a CDS encoding fluoride efflux transporter FluC has translation MHVSKNIKLVTAIGLGGAVGAMGRYSLTFIFSTDGFPFATLSANLLGCFLLSYLLHHKQIKKHLPPTLFTALTTGLIGSFTTFSTFTVETIELWNSHFFLAITYVLLSIAGGLLFCYIGYLFSIHTRKKARI, from the coding sequence ATGCATGTTAGCAAAAACATAAAATTAGTCACAGCAATTGGATTAGGCGGAGCAGTTGGAGCAATGGGAAGGTATAGTCTAACATTTATATTCTCAACAGATGGCTTCCCATTTGCTACGTTATCCGCCAACTTGCTTGGCTGTTTTTTATTAAGCTATTTATTACATCACAAACAAATCAAAAAACACTTGCCACCAACGTTGTTCACAGCATTAACGACTGGATTAATTGGCTCATTTACTACTTTTTCCACTTTTACCGTTGAAACGATTGAGCTTTGGAATAGCCATTTTTTCTTAGCGATTACCTATGTTTTACTTAGCATTGCCGGCGGCTTGTTATTCTGCTATATTGGTTATCTATTTTCCATACATACTAGAAAGAAGGCAAGAATATGA
- a CDS encoding fluoride efflux transporter FluC, producing MSFFYVALGGFCGSFVRYQLSIAANKRLIGTWLANITGSILLASLILIYTKEILPHTWWLILGVGFCGAYTTFSTFGNETIQLLLQRQWNKAIGYISLSFIVSILPATLILSL from the coding sequence ATGAGCTTTTTTTATGTTGCTTTAGGAGGCTTTTGTGGAAGTTTTGTCCGCTACCAACTGTCAATTGCCGCAAATAAGCGATTAATTGGAACTTGGCTTGCCAACATCACGGGATCTATCCTTTTAGCTTCTCTTATACTAATATACACAAAAGAAATCCTTCCACATACTTGGTGGCTCATTCTTGGAGTCGGTTTTTGTGGAGCCTATACAACATTTTCCACATTTGGAAATGAAACAATTCAATTACTATTACAACGACAATGGAATAAGGCTATCGGCTATATTAGCTTATCGTTCATCGTTTCTATTCTACCGGCAACATTAATTTTATCGTTATAA
- a CDS encoding VLRF1 family aeRF1-type release factor, translated as MDLNKELKQLESVERGGPDKVFTMYLNTDPSDPEQQGGEWKIHFKNGIRNFEHYLEESDDKEELRNFQHVKQNVENFIRGNEQQFRKGVIVFATADEEVWFAIRVQMRLETEFFWQETPQLEQLQKLKEEYPKTGIVLVQQSEVRVIESYLNEMEMEKHFELDVNVDDWREKTAMGPGNPTIQKDNLSARFEANKHRWYKSLAPKMDKFAKDRGWEKIVVIGEPGQAQAFQDQMNKQSDEVINKNMLDHESERIIEEVFV; from the coding sequence ATGGATTTAAACAAAGAACTAAAACAATTAGAGTCAGTAGAAAGAGGAGGTCCTGATAAAGTATTTACCATGTATTTAAATACAGACCCTTCTGACCCTGAACAACAAGGTGGGGAATGGAAAATTCATTTCAAAAACGGAATACGTAATTTCGAACATTATTTAGAAGAATCTGATGATAAAGAAGAACTTCGTAATTTTCAACATGTAAAACAAAACGTGGAAAATTTCATTAGAGGCAATGAACAACAATTTCGCAAAGGTGTTATTGTGTTTGCAACAGCAGATGAAGAAGTGTGGTTTGCAATACGAGTTCAAATGCGTTTAGAAACAGAATTTTTCTGGCAGGAAACGCCACAATTAGAACAATTACAGAAATTGAAAGAAGAATACCCAAAAACCGGGATCGTGTTGGTGCAGCAAAGCGAAGTGAGAGTTATCGAATCCTATTTAAATGAAATGGAAATGGAGAAGCATTTTGAATTAGATGTTAATGTAGATGACTGGCGTGAAAAAACGGCGATGGGACCAGGGAATCCTACGATTCAAAAGGACAATTTAAGCGCTCGCTTTGAAGCGAATAAACATCGTTGGTATAAATCTTTAGCTCCTAAAATGGATAAGTTCGCCAAAGACAGGGGCTGGGAAAAAATAGTGGTAATAGGTGAACCAGGACAGGCGCAAGCATTTCAAGATCAAATGAACAAGCAATCTGATGAAGTGATCAATAAAAATATGCTGGATCATGAATCAGAGAGAATAATCGAGGAAGTTTTCGTATAA
- a CDS encoding DMT family transporter — MDWLILVLAGFSEILGVTGINKVNQRISVMSILWLFGGFGLSFILLGIAMETIAMSTAYAVWTGMGTVGSAIVGMLFFKESSDWKRLLFIGMILSAAVGLKLIS, encoded by the coding sequence ATGGATTGGCTTATACTTGTATTAGCAGGGTTTAGTGAAATTCTCGGTGTTACGGGAATTAATAAAGTGAATCAACGGATAAGTGTCATGTCCATTTTATGGTTATTTGGAGGTTTTGGACTAAGTTTCATACTGCTTGGTATTGCAATGGAAACAATTGCAATGAGTACGGCTTATGCTGTTTGGACAGGGATGGGAACAGTAGGCAGTGCCATTGTTGGTATGTTATTTTTTAAAGAATCTAGCGATTGGAAGAGGTTACTTTTTATTGGCATGATTTTAAGTGCAGCAGTTGGTTTGAAACTCATTTCATAG
- a CDS encoding DMT family transporter produces MNKDWNTVFIASLFEICWVIGLKHSNSMVDWGLTLIAIYISMHLLIMASRRLPVGTSYAVFTGIGTAGTVVADIVIFGEPIRLLKMALILLLVSGVIGLKLVTPQKDRKEVS; encoded by the coding sequence ATGAATAAAGATTGGAATACTGTATTTATTGCTAGCTTATTTGAAATTTGCTGGGTAATTGGTCTAAAACACTCAAACAGTATGGTTGATTGGGGGTTAACGCTAATAGCTATTTATATTAGTATGCACTTGCTTATTATGGCTTCTCGTCGCTTGCCGGTTGGTACCAGTTATGCGGTATTCACCGGTATAGGGACGGCAGGGACAGTAGTAGCAGACATAGTGATTTTTGGAGAGCCAATTCGACTTTTGAAAATGGCGCTCATTCTATTGTTAGTATCAGGAGTTATTGGCTTAAAATTAGTCACACCACAAAAAGATAGGAAAGAGGTGTCATAA
- a CDS encoding transporter associated domain-containing protein, which translates to MVSRIFLKEVNGLLDIELSDEEIDTIGGWIFMKNLDVSTGTAIDYSGYEFIVE; encoded by the coding sequence ATAGTTTCGAGAATTTTTTTAAAAGAAGTAAATGGTTTGCTTGATATTGAACTTTCGGATGAAGAAATAGATACAATTGGTGGTTGGATATTCATGAAAAACCTTGATGTTTCTACTGGAACGGCTATAGATTATAGTGGATATGAATTCATAGTTGAGTAA
- a CDS encoding BCCT family transporter: protein MKKNTFNNPVFYVSAFVVLLLVIVGAIMPNRFGAVAEKMFNFTTINFGWFYLLAVFIFVAFLIILSVSKYGKIKLGAVHSKPEYSFFTWVGMLFSAGFGAGLVFWGVAEPMSHFFNTPFPEVEAMTEEAARVAMGYAFFHWGISQWSVFAIVGLVISYLQFRKKQRGLISTSIQPIIGENKSIANTVDTLAVVATVMGVATSLGLGILQMNGGLKSVFDVPTSIWVQMGIAGVMLVTYLISSSTGLDRGIKWLSNINLGLCLLLLVFVFLAGPTVFILNTLVLGLGDYLSSYIHYSLRLTPYTGDTWVREWTIFYWAWAIAWSPFVGAFVARVSRGRSIRQYVLGVLVVSPAIACIWIATFGGTAVYNDLMNGTSIAQAVNVDIAVALFETYQHLPMTNILSILSIFLIFTFLVTSADSATYILGVMTSKGSLNPALVTKIVWGLLITAIAIVLLLAGGLEALQTVSLISALPFTVILLLMIISFTRMLSSDYKKVKQDKEY from the coding sequence ATGAAAAAAAATACTTTTAACAACCCAGTTTTTTATGTGTCAGCGTTTGTTGTGCTATTACTTGTTATTGTTGGCGCGATTATGCCAAATCGTTTTGGCGCTGTAGCGGAAAAAATGTTTAATTTTACAACTATTAATTTTGGTTGGTTTTACCTCTTGGCTGTGTTTATCTTTGTTGCATTTTTAATTATTTTATCTGTGAGTAAGTATGGGAAGATAAAATTAGGAGCAGTGCATTCCAAACCAGAATACTCTTTTTTTACCTGGGTTGGCATGCTTTTTTCAGCTGGTTTCGGAGCAGGTCTTGTTTTTTGGGGCGTAGCAGAACCAATGAGTCATTTTTTTAACACCCCATTTCCTGAAGTAGAAGCTATGACAGAGGAGGCAGCGAGAGTTGCTATGGGTTACGCCTTTTTTCATTGGGGAATTAGCCAATGGTCTGTATTTGCGATTGTAGGACTTGTTATATCCTATTTACAGTTTAGAAAAAAGCAACGAGGATTAATTTCAACTTCCATTCAACCAATCATAGGTGAAAATAAATCGATTGCAAATACAGTGGATACTCTAGCGGTAGTAGCGACTGTGATGGGAGTAGCTACGTCTTTGGGATTAGGAATACTTCAGATGAATGGTGGCTTAAAGTCTGTTTTCGATGTACCGACTTCCATATGGGTACAAATGGGTATTGCTGGAGTCATGCTTGTAACCTACTTAATATCATCAAGCACAGGATTAGATAGAGGAATAAAATGGTTGAGCAATATTAATTTAGGGCTTTGTCTACTGTTATTAGTGTTTGTATTTTTAGCAGGCCCCACTGTTTTTATTTTGAATACACTCGTTTTAGGATTAGGTGATTACTTATCAAGTTACATTCATTATAGTCTTCGTTTAACCCCTTATACAGGAGATACTTGGGTAAGGGAATGGACTATTTTCTATTGGGCTTGGGCTATTGCTTGGTCTCCATTTGTTGGAGCATTTGTAGCGCGCGTATCTAGAGGAAGAAGTATTCGTCAATATGTTTTAGGAGTATTGGTCGTTTCACCAGCAATTGCTTGTATCTGGATTGCGACTTTTGGAGGGACAGCTGTATATAATGATTTAATGAATGGAACTTCTATAGCTCAAGCTGTGAATGTAGATATTGCAGTAGCCCTGTTTGAAACGTATCAGCATTTGCCGATGACAAATATACTTTCTATCCTATCTATATTTCTAATATTTACATTCCTTGTGACTTCAGCAGACTCTGCAACATATATCCTTGGTGTAATGACTTCAAAAGGAAGCTTAAACCCAGCATTAGTGACAAAAATTGTCTGGGGGCTTTTGATAACTGCTATTGCTATTGTACTTTTATTAGCAGGAGGTTTAGAAGCTTTGCAAACCGTTTCGTTAATATCGGCGCTCCCATTTACGGTCATATTGTTGCTCATGATCATCTCATTTACACGGATGTTGTCAAGTGATTATAAAAAAGTAAAACAAGATAAAGAGTATTAG
- a CDS encoding C40 family peptidase, translating into MKKSIVTVATVTVVGFSSAFFHTQVQAETLGNLKDKQTEIQSDREAIKADLSKAEAKIADVLVELEELNQQITQFDDAMKENKAQIEKVQADIAKKEQEVDKLEKEIATLEDAIEKRFNKLKERAVSYQKSGGDVNYLEVIFGSKDFGEFINRVSAVNKITNSDANLIEEQEKDKKEVNEKKDKVVNSLEEMEALQVELKGIQETIKQQKEENEKKEAKLKDKKADLEGLKEDLEIKDNNLADLQAEVRQSMQVERQSEAATRSNTSNGGELQTLGSKSETKSKSSSSAPKVSAGSGSVSTIVNSGRQHLGVPYVWGGKGPSGFDCSGFVSWAFAQGGYSIPSSTSALVNVGQKISYSEIQPGDLVFFDTYKKNGHVAIYMGGGNFIGAQSTPGVSIESMSNSYWSNAFKGHVRRVL; encoded by the coding sequence TTGAAGAAGTCAATTGTAACAGTTGCGACTGTGACAGTCGTTGGATTTAGCAGTGCATTTTTTCATACACAGGTGCAAGCGGAGACACTAGGGAACTTAAAAGATAAGCAAACAGAAATTCAAAGTGATCGAGAAGCAATTAAAGCCGATCTTTCAAAAGCAGAAGCGAAAATTGCTGATGTGCTAGTTGAATTAGAAGAGTTGAATCAACAAATCACGCAATTCGATGATGCAATGAAAGAAAATAAAGCGCAAATCGAAAAAGTGCAAGCCGATATTGCTAAAAAAGAACAAGAAGTGGACAAGCTTGAAAAAGAGATAGCAACACTGGAAGATGCAATCGAGAAACGCTTTAATAAGTTAAAAGAACGTGCTGTTTCTTATCAAAAAAGTGGTGGTGACGTTAACTACTTAGAAGTTATTTTTGGTTCTAAGGACTTTGGTGAATTTATTAACCGTGTATCAGCTGTTAATAAAATTACAAATTCAGATGCTAATTTAATAGAAGAACAAGAGAAAGATAAAAAAGAAGTGAATGAGAAGAAAGATAAAGTTGTTAATAGTTTAGAGGAGATGGAAGCATTACAAGTTGAATTAAAAGGTATACAGGAAACTATTAAACAACAAAAAGAAGAAAACGAGAAAAAAGAAGCAAAACTAAAAGATAAAAAAGCTGATCTTGAAGGTTTAAAAGAAGACTTAGAAATCAAAGATAACAATCTTGCTGATCTTCAAGCAGAAGTAAGACAAAGCATGCAAGTTGAACGTCAATCTGAAGCTGCAACTCGTAGTAATACTTCTAATGGCGGAGAATTGCAAACGCTAGGTAGTAAAAGCGAAACAAAAAGTAAAAGCTCTTCTTCTGCACCAAAAGTGTCAGCTGGAAGTGGCAGTGTAAGTACAATTGTTAATTCTGGACGTCAACATTTAGGTGTGCCTTATGTTTGGGGAGGAAAGGGACCAAGCGGCTTTGATTGTTCTGGATTTGTATCTTGGGCATTTGCACAAGGTGGCTACTCTATTCCATCAAGCACAAGCGCATTAGTAAATGTAGGTCAAAAAATCTCATACAGTGAAATTCAACCTGGAGATCTAGTTTTCTTTGATACTTATAAGAAAAATGGACATGTCGCTATTTACATGGGTGGAGGTAATTTCATTGGTGCGCAAAGTACACCAGGAGTTTCCATAGAGAGCATGTCTAATTCATACTGGAGCAATGCATTTAAAGGACATGTACGCCGCGTTCTTTAA